The window GtatataattatatgttttatctttattattgtattttatatatatatatatatatatatacacacacaaccGATGATAAGATAAATTTTCTTTGtggctaaatatttttttttgtcttgaaAGTAATCTAAAACTCTCACATGTTTAGACTTGTTTTCTCTAAAAAAGAGATCAACCGATGATTTCGTCACGACAGTCCATCCATCGAGGACCTAGAAGACTTTGACAAAAGTAAAAAGCCACAACTATGATACGCAAACGTAAAGACTAAATGGTTCTaaacaattttgaaaattaaaaattaaacagaTCACAGATCCacaaacaacaataataacatttcaaaacaataaaatttaatccgcaagaaaagaaaaccaatCAAAATATTTTCCCACAATTTTCTCAGCTGCCAACCAGAGCGATAAAGAATTTGATCGCACCCCAAAAAGGTTTTCataatttgtatttattatTATTCAGTAATAAATAATATTCGTTTCTGGAGGAAAAGGCAGCAGCGTGATGAGGACCCATTCACTCATCACTGCTCATCAACAGCCTCCCCACTCACCAAAGACCACGCTCGCACACGTGTCCCCTCCTCCGTCCCACACATGTCTCACCGTACCTCCCTCCCCGCCAAAACTTTCTTATAATTACCGGCCCAAGTCACAGGCCAGAAGCAGCAGATCAAGACTCAGCGACTGTGACGTGAGCGAAATGGAGGAAGCTCGGAAGCTTCGCTCGGAGTTCCTCCAAGTTCTGCGGAGCAGACGATCGGGCGAAGGTGAGTGAATTGGTAGACATTTTCTTTCCTTAATTTTGTGTTTGGCTGGTGAGAAAATTTGAGGGAATCAGTTGAAAATTTTGGTAATGTGAGACGTTTTGGATTCCTTTCAGTTCCAATGTTGGTCGAGCCGGCCAAACCGGTGGCGAATCCGTTGTTTCAGGAGGCTAATCCACCAAGCTTCAGTGAGGTTCGAATCTGGTTCCCATTTGGAAATGCTTTGTACCAGTTTGGTActgcttaaatttttttaagggcCTCAAAATTGTGTTTGGTAACAGAGCCAAAGACTGCTTATTTCCTAAGCCACGGTCAGAAATAGCTGAAAAGTGGAAGCAGCTATTTGCTGCTTTCAAAAAGCGGTTTTTGCAATTCACTGGGAAACAGCTAAATCTACCAAATTCTGCAGCCATCGATTAAAAATATAAGACAAGCACACACAGAGTCAGGAAGTAAATAATTAGGATGCTGTAAAGCATAAGACAACAAATCATCTGGAAGCCTCCATCTCCAGCCACATCAAAACTCCTGTGTTATTCGATTCCTTTCCTTTGCTTCGATCGCAGGAGAGAAGGATTCGAGAGTCTAACCCTTTTCGAATCCCCACCTACCCTCTTCGCCTAATCTCCTCTCTCGCACCATCAACTCCCCATCCCCACCCCACGATGCAACCATACCCAGAACCCAATTTTGTTAGTTGGGAATATTGGGCTTGACAGGTTTTGCCCAAAATCCAATATTAATCTTCTGGGAAGTTTTCTATCTGGGTATTGGAAGGGCTAGCTTTTTGGGAGGTGCAGGTGGGATGATGTCAATATCATCGAGGAAGACGCTATTTTTTCTGGGCAAATGAAGACGGAGAAAATGGATATTGATGATAAAAAGCCTGAAGAAAACGAGGGGGTAGGAGAATGAGAGTTCGAGAAAGAAAATCCTTTTACataaaaagtttaccaaacactaactgctttattttacatttatttattttcaccgcACAGTAGTACCAAACTAACCTCACTTGCGCTCATAAGAGCTTTTACTAGAAGCAGGTCGAAATTTACAATAAAAGCACCTAGAAATCACTTGGATTGATTCTTGAAAAAGCAGGTCGAAATTTACCATCCTCAACTGCATTTAGAGCCTCTGATTCAGCTGTTCTTCTGTTCAAACCTACCTTCATACTCATGGCCGTCTACCGTTGTCATATTTGTTCAtccaaacacaaataaaaatcGTAATGCAGTTAGTAGCACGGCCGGGAATCAGCCACCGAATGACCCCGCTCATGGTAACCGAGGCCAGTGACTGGTTCGACCAGTTTCTGAAGCAGAGAGGCCGTGGTTGCAATCGTGCCATTCGTCGTTTCTTACTAATCTACTTACCAGTGTTCATCTGTAACTCAGATCCAATCGGTTCTGGGCTTAAGCAATATACTCTCTGATAATATATCGTCAAGGCTGAAATAATTCATCGTCGTTTAGGAAAAATCTATTGGTAGTACGGACTATTATTACAACAGCATTCTTAAACGACTAGTTTTCGGTTTCGTCGATCACAAATTCACAATCAAATCATGATGTATAAAAACCTCCAAGCTAACATGTGCCGAGGTTGTACATTATGTGCAACTTCGTGCATAAAATTAGGCAATACAATCACATACAAGCTGCTCCTAAAATTGAAGACAAAAAACTACAGCGCACCCAGCTTCGTCAGCCTTTCTTCGGCATGGCGGCTAGCCTGGTGTACATTCTGGCCATGGAATTGTACCCTCGGAAGTCGCCGGAACGCAGAAGATTGCCTGCCACACAACCAACACCAATTAACTTAAACAGAAGATAAGAGAATGAAACAGACAGCAATTTGTGCATTAACTCAAACCTAGCACCAATTATAATGCAGAATTGGGGAAGCCACGAGAATTTCATATCCTAAAATACAAATGCATCAATAAGGGAAAACCTACTGTCTTTGGACGGGGCCTACGCCCAAGTTCTTTAAAATTCTCTCCTTTCTTCCTAACAAAAGCGGATACGGAAAATCGGATTAACTTTCATAAGTAAACTACGGTTCACTAGTCTCAGACAACTATCATTTATGTCCTTTGACCCCTAGTTTCAGAATCCTAGTTCATCCATGTGAACAGAGCTTAGGTTTCCGGTCGTTGGCTTGAGAATAGATAACGACGGCTCACAAAGCACGGGGgatggaaaaacaaaaattgagctCCTGCgtcttagaccaactccaatggtgggctaaaagccaaattaccccccaaaatttcctcccaaacccactccaaaccaaggagaaattttgggctaaatgctaaatgctaaaccaatgccaaattccccccaaaatttagcccagaaattgGAATGGACTCCAACccatatttatcggaatttaattttttttagattaaaatgttcataaaattaatttacgatagtctacatatttattttaaaaaaaaattaatttaacaaaaaaaatagcataagttcattctttaataatcccgggctaaaattttaggctagaacgattggagcagaaaagttgtttctgggctaaaagctaaattttccgggctaaaaaaatttggtttttggcccaaccattggagatgggaAATCCAATGCTCATATACATAATATGCGAGTCCACGTACCTGAATCACAGTTCAGTGGGCTATCAGGTTCTGGATGTGCCATTAAAGCAATTATAGCCCTACAAACAGATTGGAGTGTCCAAGCAGGGCTCCATGCATTCTTCAAAATATCAAGGCAAATCTCTCCTGTCTGCACTAGAAAACAACTTTAGGAAAATGAAACAATACTTGATATGTTTACAACAGTGCATTAAGCATATAGTGTCCAATCTATTTTCCATCTGGTGATCTCGTCATTTGTCAGAGGGTAATCCCGGCACAGTGTACCAAACAATTGACCAAATGAAATCCTCAGTAAGCTTTGACACGCTATTCATTTTCAGGAAAAGACGCTACAAACGAGGTTTGAAAACACTTCTACATTTCTgcctaggaaaaaaaaagtataaaagaGCTTCAGGTAGTCTTAACTCAATAAAACGATAGTTGAAGATACTTTTGACTCCTAATCATTGGTGTTGAACAACATATCCATATTATTCCATCACTCTTCCATCCAGGACAGAATCACTAAGCTCCCACCTACTTACTTTGCTAATTTCACAATTCAGCCAGATTCCTCAGATTTCCAAACAGATTAGACGTTGTCACACAAAGATTTCGTACCTTGAAATGCACATTTGGATGGAATATTTTTGTTAAGAACCTGACTTGTGGAGGTTGCAAAGGATACTGCTCAGGAACCGCAAAAGCAAGCTGGAATATACCGCCCTCAAATGGGGTCTCTGATGGACCCTAAAGGCAAAATATGGACAAATAAGGCCAAACAATACACCCCAAGAAGTTTTCTTTGTAATGACGGAGCTTACCTTGATGAGAGCAGTCCATTTAAATATGTTTGTGTCGTCGCAAACTAATTGAATATCTGGATCAGCAACTTTCTCACGCTGCACCTCTTTGTATTCCTTGAAAAGCCTTGCCCTTGATGCCTGCAAAAACTTACTTGTTCAAAACGGTTTCACCGCATGGTTTAAAAAGCTATGCATTACACCAATCCAAGACCAGAAGCAGAGAAGACGCTGTATAACAGCAACACCCGGCTAGCCACTAAAGTTCACCATTCGCACTAGCTTCACTGCCATCTAAGATACATGATTATATTTCACGATTTTATATACCAGTCATTCATGTCCATAATTCCGCTCCATGAGGCCTCACCGTCTACTTCCTCTCCACAAAACAAACACTGCTTTTTCCTCGAACCCACATTCACTCTCCCTCCATCTCTCACCCTTCTACCACATTTTCCCGGCAATCCTCCCTCTAACCGAATCCGCTTTCAGCCATAAAACTTTCACCCACTTGGAGCACATTTCGAGCTAACAATTAGTTTAACTAACAACCCTCATATCCCTATATGCTCTTAAGCTAAACAGCATTCGGATGAACACCCGATCGAAAATAAACCCGAAAAACCAGTCCAATGAATTCTAACTATAACCAGACCGGCCAAAACAAGAAGCTGGGCTAACCTGCATGCTGATTGTTGCCTGGGAACTCAAATCGCAGCACTTCACCACAAAGCCCCACTACCTGAACACAATCACAACATTctcacaaaattaacaaaaaataatataaataaataaaaaaaaattggaaatttgAGTTGATTGGAAGTTTTGATTTCGCCACACgcatccaaaaccaaaacctcTGGAAAAACCGAATCGATACAATTCGATTGAAAAGGGGCAACATATGCAATTTAATGTAACTCAAGGGGGTATAACGtaaatttctatttttgcaGGAAATATTTGAACAACGGATTGAAATCCCAGAAGCTTACCttgcagagagagagacttGCTTTCCTCGGGAGAGACGAAGATCGACGATCGATTTCTTTACGGTCGGGTTAGGAATGGGATTTGGTATACGGTGCGAAAAGGGACATGGAATAGGGAACCACCAACGAATCAGCACCCGCCACGTTTCCGATTATATTTTGTCACCAAACAAtagtttcctttcttttttggtcAGACACTGAGATGAGATATTGACCGAAAAAAAACATAGgtcatttgaccaaaaaaaaaaaatcatatggtACATCACGTATCATAATGTAAATAGAGGGATATTAGGTCTAGGAAAATAAGCCCTGGGATACAAATTTCGGAAGAAAAATTAGTAAAATACACTAGTATTTACATTCACAACTTAATCATCTACTTTGCAAACGTGGTTAAGAGCGTTCATATCTACCCTTGAGGTTGTCAAGCACTTGACACTACCGACTCAAATAGAAGGTGTATAAAATTTTACAATTGTgattaaaatttaacaaaaaaccacatttttatattaaaaagtcaaacctagtactattcattttaccttttattttatccttattgttaaaattcaaaattttcaaaacttgttcattagttttccttaattatATACGATTTACTCTAGAGTCCTTTTACAAAGGCAAAGGAGGCAAGCTGCAGTTTTTCTGGTGTCACATCTAAAGTCCGACAGGTCATAAGTTCAATTGAAACCGGATCGGATGATTTACTACCAGGAACATTAGGCTTTGAATTAGTCTATTCGTTGACTGTTGAAACTAGATACAGATTCAGCCACCCACCAAATAAGACCAAAACGTAAATCAAGAAAAtacacacaaaaagaaaaattagggtttggagagtaaaactgaaaaaaacacaaaaaaaatgcataTCTCATATAAAATTCAATCTCTAAATCACATGGAGGTCTCCCATTTTTATCGGGGTTTTTTTCTACAAAGAATGTACACGTTCCCAATCACAAACCCAGATTATGGAGTCAAATgcccaacaaacaaaaaaattatatatatatatcgagaAAAAAgaccaaaaatgaaaaagaacgcgaaaagaatccaaaaataaaattaagttgTTGGCCAAAATAAGGGAGGAAAAGGGGTGAAACCGGTAATAACTTCAGACGCTACCAGCTGCACCAGGCGTCGTTTTTGTTGGCTTCAGTTTTGCAAAGTCAACGAGGTCTCCGAATAGCTTATCCTCCGGCCTGGATGGCTTGCTTGGTGGAACATAAGATGGAGCGGAAACCTGGTAGGGGTTTTTCATACCATTACCATCTCTAACGGAAAGACCGTACATTTGCTGCTGAAGGGCATACTGCTGTTGTTGCTGTTGCTGAAGGGCGTATGCGTGCTGCTGTTGCTGAAGGGCGTAGGCTTGCTGTTGTTGATATTGCTGTTGCTGTTGCTGAAGGGCGTATGCTTGATGCTGTTGATCGTAGCCGTAGGGGACTAGTTGATTACCACCATACATTTGTTGAGGATACATAGATGTCATCTGGCCTGCTTGAATAGCTTGTGGAGTCATACCCGTGTATGGCCCTTGGACCGGTGAAGAGGGCAAACCCAAATGATTGCTAGGACCAACCTGGTTATTGATTGCTGACAAATGGGTAGTTGTAATTGGCTGGATATACATACCTACAACCTGGTCGCTTTGAGGTCCCTGGGGATGGAAACCACCTGGTGAATTGACCACCACCTTGGTAGTAACTTGCAGTGGGGGTGGAGAGAATCGAGAACCTGCTACTGGGCTGCCATCATCTATTGACTGAGCTTCCCAGGGAGGTGGTGGCAATGATCCACTGGTTGGTGAACCTGTCCAATCATGTGAAATGTGAGAGGTTACCTTATTCTAAAAAGTGTAAACCGAATAACATTCTTCATGGCTAATACAATCACCAATAGCAAGCACATCACTTGCACTAGCCGGGAATATAGGATTATACTTTGCTTCATCTTCCTATATACAAAAGAATGTAAATGAAACCAAACAGTATGGAGACTGAAACACCAAAAAAGTATTGAAAAGCACACCATAACCCGGTGAAGCCGGCTGCTGCTGCAGTGGTTGTGACTGCACCATCTGACCATTCCAGGCAGGAGCAGCACCTTGTCCGAATGGAGACTGCTCATACTGTGGGACCCCCATAATTGGGGCATTTCCGTTCGGGAGAAATCCTGCTTGTGGAGATTGAAAATTCTGCTGCTGTGGGAATTGCGAGGGTGAAGGATTGGGTTGGCTGGCTGCATTAATAGGATGGGTATTCACAGGGTTCGGGACATTCTCAGTGCCAAACATGTCGATAAGAGCAAGGGCATTCTGCTGATTAACAGGAGTAGTTGGCTGTTGTCCCACAGGAACAAGAGCCAGTGAAGCATCTGCCTTTGGTGAGACAAAGTCATCACCGCTAAGAAGATCCATCCTGGGATCGGCCTTTGCAGTAGAAGTTGAACCATTTGTAGTTGGAGGGGCAGTAAGCAATAACTGATTAAGTGGATTAGCACCGGAACCGGAACTTGAGGCGGATCTGCAAAAAAATTCTGGCATTACTATTTTCAATGGTTAACAAACACCAATGGATTAGTCACCATATATTGCAGTGACTGTGAGTGCATTAAAATCCTAATTACCTCCCATCAGGCTGTTTGCTGTCATTTCCAGTGTCAACTAGAGGACCACCAACATTTACAAGTGCTCCGTTAGCTGCAGGCTTGGGTTTATCCGGCTGAACTGGATTTCCAGAAGCAATGGCTTCATGTTTGGCTAGAAGACGTTGCAAGTCATCATTCAGCGCCAGCCCTTGACACAGAAGTGATTCATCCCTAACAAATAATAAGTAAAGAAATGGGCAAAAATTGCCATGGCAGTTACACATAAAGAACATAAACATAAGGAATCCTTGACACAGAAGTGATTCATCCCTAACAAAAACCTTTACTAAGTAAAGAAATGGGAAAAATTGCAGTGGCAGTTACACATAAAGAACAGAAAACATATCAATATAACCTATAATTATCATTCAAGCAAATCTTACATGGATGATATTAAAGAACCCGGATAAACATCTAGATCATATTTAAACTtcactttaaaagaaaatttccatCATAAACGTCTACATCATGCCTATACCAtatatttatacacacacatttcgttaaaaaaaaaaaattgaaaagaaaaccaACTCCCATTTAAGGTCTTTAAATAGGGCTTGTTCCTTTGTTCGTTTAGTTTGTTACAGAGCAAGCATCTAATGCTCAGACataatttcaagtttttatattttttatttttatttttttggaaactaatttcaagttttttattGGCTTGAATGATTATATCACAATATAACATACCAGACTGTTTTGAAAGTCACAATAACGTATATTtcctacaaataaaaaaaaaaaaaaaaagatttggaaTTCTGTAGCATATTAGTTCAAAGGAACCTATATCATGCCATAAAATACAAGTCACTTTTTGTTTAACAATCTTCCTCACCTTCTTAAAACTTCTATAATtacttaatttcttgttttcttatttAACCAATATGATCAATAATACACAAATATAAACCATGCAACAAAAAGAGCCAATACAAAATAGGCAACTGCCTTTTTTTGtggaaaaaagaaaggaaaagaaaggtgGTTGGGAATATAGTTGTGGCCTTACGCAGTTGAGTTAACAAGGTGTACCACTCTCTGCTTATATGTACGGCACTGGTCAACCAAATCAACAATCACCTCCTGTCTAAGCCCCTGCAAATTGAAAGAAAACTTGAGCAACAAGTAAATGGAGATTGAAATTATGATATTCAAGCATCTTCCTCACTGCACAGTTCCTTATAGATGAAACATCCAGCGTGATAGAGATCCAAGTAAATTCAGCTTAGGgggatttaaaatttttcttctctttattaACATGTTGTATTATCCAAATCTATCAAACGACTTGAAAAGGGCATAGTAATATTACTTCAGCTGTCATCATTTAATCAATATCacattgtaaatttgtaatattattttctatatCAAAAACGATACATTTACCTCTTTGTTATCTATTGCAGTTAGCATTTCGGCCAGGACATCCATGATACCCCGTGCATTCTGAATTTCTGTCAAgctaaccaaacaaaaaaaaaatcaattaaaatatgagatacacacacacatactgcATTATTTCGATGGCTGCTCACTATAAAGAAATAACAGTTTCCTTCTAATTTGGAATTTCTCACTGCTAAATTTCTTAGGATAAACCATTCAGAGCATTAAAATGGGAAACACCCAGTCTGCAAGGTTGAAACTTGATACATCCCACCCATCAAATATGCAAGTAGAAGCAACACCAAGCTTTgtcatccaaaaccaaattcCTGACTTGCATTCATGTCTCATCAAGGATGAAACATCAGTTGCATTGAACCACACAGGACAGCaagaccaaaacaaaaaaaaaaaaaatcccctttCACCATAAAGACCTAGTACATTCATACTTCCACCATACCATTGTATATTCATACTTACATCATAGCTTTTACTCTTAAATGCAACGGTCTAAAGATGCCAATAAAGCCTGCCGTATGTAGCGAAATTCCTATGTGATTGGATCACTAACATGCATAGAAAAAGAATCTCATAGAAGTTTTGACATCATTCAATCAGAACAAGGAGGAGTTACATGTGCACCTCAAGGTTGGGAACTCAGCCTCTGCAGAAGGCTCAGCTACATCTCTCGGACGATCTGGATTTTGCAAATTCTGAGGAAATGCTGACAATGGTTGTGTCTGGGGTGGTGTGAATACAGGCGCAGATGATTCAGATCTTTGAGGGAATACTGCTCCAGAACGCTGAAGAAATATTTTGACTCAGACAATGTTGAAGATTCAAGCACTAAAACAGAATATAAGCAATGAAATAACAATTTGACACTGATTATGTAATATGAATGCTTCTCATattaagttttaacaataaagttGTTTTATTAATTGAGAATTGTTCTTGATGAACATACCAACAAATCCTGGTATGCAGCATAGTATTGTGGATA of the Pyrus communis chromosome 1, drPyrComm1.1, whole genome shotgun sequence genome contains:
- the LOC137740184 gene encoding protein PEROXIN-4 codes for the protein MQASRARLFKEYKEVQREKVADPDIQLVCDDTNIFKWTALIKGPSETPFEGGIFQLAFAVPEQYPLQPPQVRFLTKIFHPNVHFKTGEICLDILKNAWSPAWTLQSVCRAIIALMAHPEPDSPLNCDSGNLLRSGDFRGYNSMARMYTRLAAMPKKG
- the LOC137741906 gene encoding TOM1-like protein 9, which translates into the protein MVNYMVERATSDMLIGPDWAMNLEICDICNHDPVQAKDVVKGIKKRLGSKNSKVQLLALTLLETIIKNCGDIVHMHVAEKDLLHDMVRIAKKKPDYHVKEKILILIDTWQEAFGGPRARYPQYYAAYQDLLRSGAVFPQRSESSAPVFTPPQTQPLSAFPQNLQNPDRPRDVAEPSAEAEFPTLSLTEIQNARGIMDVLAEMLTAIDNKEGLRQEVIVDLVDQCRTYKQRVVHLVNSTADESLLCQGLALNDDLQRLLAKHEAIASGNPVQPDKPKPAANGALVNVGGPLVDTGNDSKQPDGRSASSSGSGANPLNQLLLTAPPTTNGSTSTAKADPRMDLLSGDDFVSPKADASLALVPVGQQPTTPVNQQNALALIDMFGTENVPNPVNTHPINAASQPNPSPSQFPQQQNFQSPQAGFLPNGNAPIMGVPQYEQSPFGQGAAPAWNGQMVQSQPLQQQPASPGYGSPTSGSLPPPPWEAQSIDDGSPVAGSRFSPPPLQVTTKVVVNSPGGFHPQGPQSDQVVGMYIQPITTTHLSAINNQVGPSNHLGLPSSPVQGPYTGMTPQAIQAGQMTSMYPQQMYGGNQLVPYGYDQQHQAYALQQQQQQYQQQQAYALQQQQHAYALQQQQQQQYALQQQMYGLSVRDGNGMKNPYQVSAPSYVPPSKPSRPEDKLFGDLVDFAKLKPTKTTPGAAGSV